The region CTCGAGCGATATAACCTCacccaaaccatcatcaccatcacaccgcGGTCCAAGACTAACACCACTGACGGGTGAGGTGCCGTTGGCACCTAAATACCGCGAACCGCGCCTGGCGCGTATATCTTCGTGTCCGGGACCAGCAGTGGGCAGATCACATGGCGAATGACagcattttatgtttcgctgCTCGCCCCTCGTGCGGACAACAACGATGACACTGACCGACCGCATCCCCATTTTACGCAATATGCATAATAAGAACCCTCCCAGAGGCCAGGTCAGACGATGGTCCACGCTGTACATGGTGCCAATTATGGGCGCGagcgaaatgagaaaaacttTGTCCCAGCtcatttaaaatgttaaatacGTTTGTATCAAGGTCCGTTCGGTTTGCTGCCTTGCGTGCGTTGTGCATCGTCGGAATGCAGCAGAATGGAGGCGTTGATACCATGGTCTTGTGCGATCCACCATGCTCGAATACTAAAAGTGTTCCTTTAGGttgattttattaaattggAGCACGATCTCTTGTAACTGGACTAAAACGCTACACCTGACGCTGCATCTGACTACAATCCAACAAAAGCTCGTTATGAATTCGATATTTTAATTGTAAGCTTTTCTATTCCCGTTGCAGATCCTGAAAAAATTGGTTCAATCGGGACGATTAGAGATTACGACTGGTGGCTGGGTCATGACGGACGAAGCGAACGCTCATCTCTATGCAATGGTTGATCAGCTTATCGAAGGTAAGATGCAACAGTAGAAAACGGTTCTCATAAAAAAGACTCCGTCTGATCTgctttccttctgctttcCCTACTGTTCTGTTCCAGGTCATCAATGGGTGAAGTCAAACCTCAACATAACACCCAAGACGGGCTGGAGTATCGATCCGTTTGGGCATGGCAGTACCGTACCGTACTTGTTGGCTGCATCCGGCTTCAAGGGAACCATCATCCAACGAATCCACTACGCGTGGAAGCAATGGTTCGCCCGCCATCGGTACGGTGATTTCCTGTGGAAACCGTACTGGAAGGgatcagcagccagcacgaACGATCATACACTGCTCACGCACAACATGCCGTTCGATATCTACTCGATCAAGCACTCGTGTGGACCACATCCGTTCATCTGTTTGAACTTTGACTTCCGAAAAATACCGGGCGAGTACACGGAATATTCCATCAAGGCGCAGTTCATCACGCAGGAGAACATCGAAGCGAAGGCGGACCTTCTGATGGAGCAGTACTCAAGGACCGCTTCTCTGTTCCCGCACAACGTCGCCTTGATCCCGGTGGGTGACGATTTCCGGTACAACAAGGAGAAAGAGATGGAGCAACAGTACACCAACTACAAGAAGCTGATCGACTACATCAACGAGCATCGAAAGAAGTACAACGCCGAGATCAGCTTCGGAACGCCTGTCGATTATTTCAACGCGATCCGGGAACGGTACGATCGTTTTCCGACTCTGAAGGGCGATTTCTTCGTGTACGCGGACATTTTCAACGAAGGACGACCGGCGTACTGGTCCGGATACTTCACGACGCGGCCCTACTACAAGATACTGAGCCGTGAGTTGGAGCACAATCTGCGCAGCCTCGAGATTCTCTTCACGATCGCGTTCAATCGAGCGCGTCAGGAGGGCAGCTCGAACGCGTTCAAGATCTACGAGAAGAACTACGAAAAGATGATACTGGCGCGGCGGAATCTGGGGTTGTTCCAGCATCATGACGCGATCACCGGCACGTCGAAGGCGAACGTGATGCGGGACTATGCACTGCGGTTGTTTGAAAGCATTGAGGACACGGTGAAGTTGCAGGAGAAGacgatcgagctgctggtACAGCGGAAGCCACTAGAGCACAGCTTCCTGATCGGGGAGCTCGAGCGAGACAACTTTGGCAAGCTGCCACGCAAGACGCCCATCATTGTGACGGAGGGCGGTCGCAGTGCGGACTTTATCGCGTACAATGCGCTCGCCCAGGAGCGGCTGGAGGTGATCACGATCCGCACACTGACGCCGCGTGTCAAAATCCTGGACGCAAACGGTCGGACGGTCGAGATCCAGATCAACCCCGTGTGGAACATCACGGAAACGTCCTACACGTCGCGCAAGATCGTGCCCTCCGACAAAGAGTACGAGGTGATGTTCGTGGCAAAGTTGGCCCCACTCTCGCTGACCACCTTTACGGCGGCATACGATGAGGACGGGTACCAGGGCAAGATGGCGACACTGTACTGTAACGAGTGTCAGGACGAGAAGAACAAAGCGTTTGAGGTGCGCAATAAGCAACCGGGCGATATACAGCTGGAGAACTACAAgatgcggttgttgtttgacGAGCAGAGCGGTTTCCTCAAGTCGGTCACGAAGAAGAACATGGGCAAGCAGATCCAGTGTGCGATCAAGTTTGCGGCGTACAAGAGCGCTCAGTTCCACTCCGGTGCGTACCTTTTCAAGACCGATCCGGAGCAGCGCAGTTCGGAGAAGGATGTGCTGGAGCAGTACGGTGATCTCACAATTCTGATTACCTCCGGTCCGTTGGCCAGCGATGTCACGGCCATCTATGGACCGTTCCTGGCCCACACCGTGCGCATTTACAACTCGAACAGCGTGCTCGATAGTGCGATCTACATTGAGAACGATATTGACTTCGAAACGCCGCCAAAGAATCGTGAAACCGAACTCTTTATGCGCTTCATTACCGATATCGAGAATGGGGCGAGTGAAAATCCCGAGTTCTACTCCGACCTGAACGGCTTCCAGTATCAGAAACGCGTGAAAGTGTCCACCATTGGTGTGGAGGGCAACTACTTCCCGATCACGTCGGGTGCCTTCATTCAGGATGAGCGAATGCGCCTGACGCTTCTCACGACACACGCCCAGGGTGCTGCCAGTTTGGAACCGGGGCAACTCGAGGTCATGCTGGACCGACGCACGCTCTACGATGATTACCGTGGTATGGGTGAAGGAGTGATCGATAGCCGATTGACACGGCACCGTTTCTGGTTGACGCTGGAAACGATCGATGGTGCACCACGATCCAGTGCGACTGGTGACAATGGTGATAGCTCCGAGAACCGTAAACCTTCTGCCAACGAGGACAATCCGGCGGAATACCAGCTACCGAGCATCTTCGCCAATAACCTCGCGAATGGACTCAACTATCCGGCCAATCTGTTCATCGTCGAACGGTACGATGAGACCAGTCAGATCGAGTTGCACCGAGcggtgcagctgctggccgTGCAGTTTCCTTGCGATCTGCATATTCTCAATCTGCGCACCCTCACCGAAAGCACACTGCCACTGTTTCCCTCGAGTTcggcgttgctggtgctccaaCGTCAGGGTTACAGCTGTCGGATAGGATCCGAAGAGATGATCAGCTACTTCTGTGGCAACAGTAGTGCCACCAAT is a window of Anopheles aquasalis chromosome 2, idAnoAquaMG_Q_19, whole genome shotgun sequence DNA encoding:
- the LOC126570976 gene encoding alpha-mannosidase 2 isoform X1 translates to MTVKLFRRGSARCIGLLSASVTILLCLYYISMGQPSPTGTGTSSAGMVDGRHGKDSSAAMAAAAMAHHKRSNGQDVQQTGSHANLSWPSWLRNSLGSIGGLSKDHQHQRVGDWEGDNVRDEDDLNDTGGGGAGGGAGGGPLPRFSNRWDECSVLEESSTDISTVDEYGKFDFQPEWMKTKEYWDKDFESRYEKLQKDPKRPPLKIVVVPHSHNDPGWLKTFVNYFQSDSRQILNLAVTKMPEYSNMSFIWSEISFLQLWWDQAHPTKQRILKKLVQSGRLEITTGGWVMTDEANAHLYAMVDQLIEGHQWVKSNLNITPKTGWSIDPFGHGSTVPYLLAASGFKGTIIQRIHYAWKQWFARHRYGDFLWKPYWKGSAASTNDHTLLTHNMPFDIYSIKHSCGPHPFICLNFDFRKIPGEYTEYSIKAQFITQENIEAKADLLMEQYSRTASLFPHNVALIPVGDDFRYNKEKEMEQQYTNYKKLIDYINEHRKKYNAEISFGTPVDYFNAIRERYDRFPTLKGDFFVYADIFNEGRPAYWSGYFTTRPYYKILSRELEHNLRSLEILFTIAFNRARQEGSSNAFKIYEKNYEKMILARRNLGLFQHHDAITGTSKANVMRDYALRLFESIEDTVKLQEKTIELLVQRKPLEHSFLIGELERDNFGKLPRKTPIIVTEGGRSADFIAYNALAQERLEVITIRTLTPRVKILDANGRTVEIQINPVWNITETSYTSRKIVPSDKEYEVMFVAKLAPLSLTTFTAAYDEDGYQGKMATLYCNECQDEKNKAFEVRNKQPGDIQLENYKMRLLFDEQSGFLKSVTKKNMGKQIQCAIKFAAYKSAQFHSGAYLFKTDPEQRSSEKDVLEQYGDLTILITSGPLASDVTAIYGPFLAHTVRIYNSNSVLDSAIYIENDIDFETPPKNRETELFMRFITDIENGASENPEFYSDLNGFQYQKRVKVSTIGVEGNYFPITSGAFIQDERMRLTLLTTHAQGAASLEPGQLEVMLDRRTLYDDYRGMGEGVIDSRLTRHRFWLTLETIDGAPRSSATGDNGDSSENRKPSANEDNPAEYQLPSIFANNLANGLNYPANLFIVERYDETSQIELHRAVQLLAVQFPCDLHILNLRTLTESTLPLFPSSSALLVLQRQGYSCRIGSEEMISYFCGNSSATNPTDHGGGGGGGGGTSGTINTSENEIPVRPAGATDGRRQLQLFRRLRIDSIDATSLTGLHDGDTIRSFTDIYLDPMELKTYKLTFVK
- the LOC126570976 gene encoding alpha-mannosidase 2 isoform X2, which codes for MTVKLFRRGSARCIGLLSASVTILLCLYYISMGQPSPTGTGTSSAGMVDGRHGKDSSAAMAAAAMAHHKRSNGQDVQQTGSHANLSWPSWLRNSLGSIGGLSKDHQHQRVGDWEGDNVRDEDDLNDTGGGGAGGGAGGGPLPRFSNRWDECSVLEESSTDISTVDEYGKFDFQPEWMKTKEYWDKDFESRYEKLQKDPKRPPLKSDSRQILNLAVTKMPEYSNMSFIWSEISFLQLWWDQAHPTKQRILKKLVQSGRLEITTGGWVMTDEANAHLYAMVDQLIEGHQWVKSNLNITPKTGWSIDPFGHGSTVPYLLAASGFKGTIIQRIHYAWKQWFARHRYGDFLWKPYWKGSAASTNDHTLLTHNMPFDIYSIKHSCGPHPFICLNFDFRKIPGEYTEYSIKAQFITQENIEAKADLLMEQYSRTASLFPHNVALIPVGDDFRYNKEKEMEQQYTNYKKLIDYINEHRKKYNAEISFGTPVDYFNAIRERYDRFPTLKGDFFVYADIFNEGRPAYWSGYFTTRPYYKILSRELEHNLRSLEILFTIAFNRARQEGSSNAFKIYEKNYEKMILARRNLGLFQHHDAITGTSKANVMRDYALRLFESIEDTVKLQEKTIELLVQRKPLEHSFLIGELERDNFGKLPRKTPIIVTEGGRSADFIAYNALAQERLEVITIRTLTPRVKILDANGRTVEIQINPVWNITETSYTSRKIVPSDKEYEVMFVAKLAPLSLTTFTAAYDEDGYQGKMATLYCNECQDEKNKAFEVRNKQPGDIQLENYKMRLLFDEQSGFLKSVTKKNMGKQIQCAIKFAAYKSAQFHSGAYLFKTDPEQRSSEKDVLEQYGDLTILITSGPLASDVTAIYGPFLAHTVRIYNSNSVLDSAIYIENDIDFETPPKNRETELFMRFITDIENGASENPEFYSDLNGFQYQKRVKVSTIGVEGNYFPITSGAFIQDERMRLTLLTTHAQGAASLEPGQLEVMLDRRTLYDDYRGMGEGVIDSRLTRHRFWLTLETIDGAPRSSATGDNGDSSENRKPSANEDNPAEYQLPSIFANNLANGLNYPANLFIVERYDETSQIELHRAVQLLAVQFPCDLHILNLRTLTESTLPLFPSSSALLVLQRQGYSCRIGSEEMISYFCGNSSATNPTDHGGGGGGGGGTSGTINTSENEIPVRPAGATDGRRQLQLFRRLRIDSIDATSLTGLHDGDTIRSFTDIYLDPMELKTYKLTFVK